A genomic region of Arachis stenosperma cultivar V10309 chromosome 9, arast.V10309.gnm1.PFL2, whole genome shotgun sequence contains the following coding sequences:
- the LOC130947891 gene encoding pentatricopeptide repeat-containing protein At2g13600: MGWARKLVGDADFLDSTPFAKLLDSCVRSKFVNDVRRIHARITKSQFSSEIFILNKLIDAYGKCGCLEDARKVFDHMPQRNTFSWNAILSALAKPGCLDEALNMFNSMPQPDQCSWNAMVSGFSQHGCFQEALRFFVGMHRENFVLNEYSFGSALSACAGLTDLNLGIQIHALMSKNHYSSDVYMDSALVDMYSKCGVVASAQRAFDGMSTRNIVSWNSLITCYEQNGPVEKALEVFVRMMNSGIEPDEVTLASVVSACASLSAIREGLQIHARVMKQDKFRSDLVLNNALVDMYAKCKKVNEARAVFDRMPFRDVVSETSMVSGYARVASVKAARLMFSTMMERNVVSWNALIAGYTQNGENEEAVKLFLLLKRESIWPTHYTFGNLLNACANLSDLKLGRQAHTHILKHGFWFKCVDESDIFVGNSLVDMYMKCGLVEEGCLVFEHMMERDNVSWNAMIVGYAQNGYGIEALEIFKKMLVSGEKPDHVTMIGVLSACSHAGLVEEGRHYFHSMRIEFGLAPLKDHYTCMVDLLGRAGCLDEAIKLIEEMPMQPDSVVWGSLLGACKVHRNISLGKYVAGKLIEIDPLNSGPYVLLSNIYAELGRWKDVVRIRKQMRQRGVIKQPGCSWIEIQSCMNVFMVKDKRHPRRKDIYLVLKILTEQMKQDGYVPEVDEEMCEEESDSELLNLHCEMEMPVEAALG, from the coding sequence ATGGGTTGGGCCAGAAAGTTGGTGGGTGACGCCGATTTCCTTGACTCTACTCCCTTCGCGAAGCTATTAGACTCGTGCGTTCGATCAAAGTTCGTTAATGACGTGCGTCGCATTCATGCTCGAATTACTAAGTCGCAGTTTTCGTCGGAGATCTTCATTCTGAACAAGCTCATAGATGCTTATGGAAAATGCGGTTGTTTGGAGGACGCGCGCAAAGTGTTTGACCATATGCCCCAGAGGAACACTTTCAGTTGGAATGCAATTTTAAGCGCGTTGGCGAAGCCCGGTTGTCTTGATGAGGCTTTGAACATGTTTAACTCAATGCCGCAACCTGACCAGTGCTCGTGGAATGCTATGGTGTCAGGTTTTTCCCAACACGGTTGCTTCCAGGAAGCTTTGAGATTCTTTGTTGGCATGCACCGTGAGAATTTTGTGCTTAATGAGTACTCATTTGGGAGTGCGCTAAGTGCTTGTGCAGGGTTAACTGATTTGAATTTGGGGATTCAAATCCACGCTTTGATGTCAAAGAATCATTACTCATCAGATGTTTATATGGATTCTGCTCTTGTTGATATGTACTCTAAGTGTGGGGTTGTGGCCTCTGCTCAGAGAGCTTTTGATGGCATGAGCACAAGGAACATTGTTTCTTGGAACAGCTTGATTACATGCTATGAGCAAAATGGTCCTGTTGAAAAAGCTCTAGAGGTTTTTGTAAGAATGATGAATAGTGggattgaacctgatgaagttACTCTAGCCAGTGTAGTAAGTGCTTGTGCAAGCTTGTCAGCAATTAGGGAAGGATTGCAAATTCATGCTCGTGTTATGAAACAGGACAAATTCCGGAGTGATCTTGTGTTAAACAATGCATTGGTTGATATGTATGCAAAGTGCAAGAAAGTGAATGAAGCTAGAGCGGTTTTTGATAGGATGCCATTTAGGGATGTGGTGTCTGAAACCTCTATGGTTAGTGGATATGCAAGGGTGGCAAGCGTGAAAGCGGCGAGGCTGATGTTTTCTACCATGATGGAGAGGAATGTGGTGTCCTGGAATGCCCTTATAGCGGGTTATACACAAAATGGAGAGAATGAGGAGGCTGTTAAACTTTTTCTCCTCCTCAAGAGGGAATCGATTTGGCCAACTCATTACACCTTTGGGAACCTGCTCAATGCATGTGCAAATCTTTCTGATCTGAAGCTTGGCAGACAGGCTCATACTCACATTTTGAAGCACGGATTTTGGTTCAAGTGCGTAGATGAATCTGATATTTTTGTCGGAAATTCTCTCGTTGACATGTACATGAAATGTGGATTGGTTGAAGAAGGATGCCTAGTTTTTGAACATATGATGGAAAGGGATAATGTTTCATGGAATGCGATGATAGTCGGATATGCACAAAATGGTTATGGTATAGAGGCCCTtgaaattttcaagaaaatgCTGGTATCAGGAGAAAAACCAGATCATGTAACTATGATTGGGGTTCTATCTGCATGTAGCCATGCAGGACTTGTTGAAGAAGGACGTCATTACTTCCATTCAATGAGGATTGAGTTTGGTTTAGCACCATTAAAGGACCATTATACATGCATGGTTGACTTGCTCGGTCGGGCTGGTTGCCTTGATGAAGCGATAAAATTGATAGAAGAAATGCCAATGCAGCCTGATTCTGTTGTCTGGGGATCTTTACTTGGGGCCTGCAAGGTTCATCGAAACATTTCATTAGGAAAATATGTGGCGGGAAAGCTCATAGAAATCGATCCCTTGAACTCTGGACCTTATGTTTTACTTTCAAATATATATGCTGAACTTGGTAGATGGAAAGATGTGGTGAGGATCAGGAAACAGATGAGGCAACGGGGAGTGATTAAGCAACCTGGTTGCAGTTGGATTGAAATTCAGAGTTGCATGAATGTTTTCATGGTGAAAGATAAACGTCACCCTCGAAGGAAGGACATCTATTTAGTTCTGAAAATTCTTACAGAACAGATGAAGCAAGATGGCTACGTGCCAGAAGTTGATGAAGAGATGTGTGAGGAAGAAAGTGATTCTGAACTTTTAAACTTGCATTGTGAAATGGAAATGCCAGTAGAGGCTGCACTTGGATAG
- the LOC130950031 gene encoding uncharacterized protein LOC130950031 yields the protein MVKKGSSASYQKVQDSKRRSRAWVDTARAAGAPLPPPPPPPPPPLPPRPPRPPPPPRDLRTSSHPIVVTSASASSLPPPARPSPEPEKKKRKTSESGSSFSGEANFDGPKFVRNHIFPHTRISMDDASVRNHLNIMVQGSVRAAGICTRLLDILDKTPLSSLGSTQKVEELEGRIVLYQAEEKRLQEEVAGLKVEQNRFQEREKKLMAQCAMVEGLKEKAKQNYVRVFSENINLQWELEKGREAYQDLEDSVTESSEEAWRISKSRSELSLLNWTFPLLILIRLL from the coding sequence ATGGTGAAGAAAGGTTCCAGCGCCTCCTACCAGAAGGTTCAGGATTCCAAGAGAAGGTCTCGGGCTTGGGTTGATACTGCAAGGGCTGCCGGCGCTCcacttcctcctcctcctcctcctcctcctcctcctcttcctcctcgtCCTcctcgtcctcctcctcctcctcgtgATCTGAGGACCTCTTCTCATCCCATTGTGGTAACTTCTGCCTCtgcttcttctcttcctccccccGCACGACCTTCCCCCGAAcccgagaagaagaagcgcaagacttcagagtctggctcttcttttTCTGGGGAAGCTAATTTCGATGGTCCCAAATTCGTTCGAAATCACATCTTCCCCCATACTCGAATTAGTATGGATGATGCTTCCGTTCGAAACCATCTTAATATCATGGTTCAGGGGAGTGTTCGGGCAGCCGGGATATGCACGAGACTTCTTGATATTTTGGACAAAACTCCCCTTAGCTCTTTGGGCTCTACCCAAAAGGTTGAAGAGTTGGAGGGAAGAATTGTCCTTTATCAAGCAGAGGAGAAGAGGCTTCAGGAGGAGGTTGCAGGGCTGAAGGTGGAGCAGAACCGATTTCAGGAGAGGGAGAAGAAGTTAATGGCTCAGTGCGCTATGGTAGAGGGCCTAAAGGAGAAGGCGAAGCAGAACTATGTCAGGGTCTTCTCTGAAAATATTAACCTTCAGTGGGAGTTGGAGAAAGGTCGAGAGGCTTATCAGGATTTGGAGGACTCCGTGACAGAGAGTTCGGAGGAGGCCTGGAGGATTTCAAAGAGCAGGTCGGAGTTATCGCTCCTGAACTGGACCTTTCCCCTTTTGATCCTGATAAGATTGTTGTGA
- the LOC130947890 gene encoding pentatricopeptide repeat-containing protein At3g23020, whose amino-acid sequence MFMKLQLLYTTNLCFHGPIFPNSNAVLVSPPEKAEKVPHRSNNGSKGTTFVKRYSPGRVNRETQLRKQGLEKNSNDGALEKRKICDELSGSGGGNLKGHTKCSTKWASYGGCIPDILDALDTFRDVGEALSPWEERINNKERSIILKEQRRWDRALEIFKWFKENGHELNVIHYNIMIRTLGKALKWSRVEILWNEMNARGITATNSTYGTLIDVYSKGGLKEDALFWLERMLGQGMEPDEVTMVTVVQLYKKAGEFRKAEEFFKKWSLGKPLRPNNKNAVAAPETERVAYSNASLSSHTYNALIDTYGKSGRLKEASETFVKMLKQGIAPTIVTFNTMIHICGNHGQLEEVSLLLRKMEELRCSPNTRTYNILVSIHAKHNDITGATKYFKRMKEACLEPDRVSYRTLLYAYSIRKMVHEAEELISDMDKRGLEIDEFTQSALTRMYIEAGMLERSMFWFWRFHLAGNMISECYAANIDAYGEHGHTLEAEEVFIQSQERKSPSVLEFNVMIKAYGIGKRYDKACELFDSMQRHGVVADTCSYSSLIHILVTADKPQIAKSYLKKMQEAGLVRNCVQYSAVISSFAKLGQLEMADDTYKEMIRYGVQPDVIIYGVLINAFVDVGRVKEAIAYADEMKRVGLPGNTVIYNSLIKLYTKVGNLKQAEETFKLLQSSEGGAAVWSCNCMIDLYAKQSMIDQAKGIFETLKRKRAANEFTFAMMLSLYKKLERLDEAIEIAMQMRKLQLLKDPKSYNSVLDLYIIAGRAKDTIDTFREMVRAAIKPDDCSFRSLGNLLVRYGVSRESVRKYEMLMKKDPSHGLQAWTSALSSVLEVDDDSDSDCDSE is encoded by the coding sequence ATGTTCATGAAGCTGCAACTATTATACACCACCAACCTCTGTTTCCATGGACCCATCTTTCCAAACTCAAACGCTGTTTTGGTTTCTCCACCAGAGAAAGCTGAAAAAGTTCCTCATAGAAGCAATAATGGCAGCAAAGGAACCACCTTTGTCAAGCGCTATTCTCCAGGACGTGTGAATCGCGAGACCCAGTTGAGGAAACAAGGTTTGGAGAAGAATTCCAATGATGGGGCTCtcgaaaagagaaaaatatgcgATGAGCTGAGTGGTAGTGGTGGTGGGAATTTGAAGGGGCACACCAAGTGTTCAACGAAATGGGCTTCTTATGGTGGATGTATCCCTGACATTCTGGATGCTTTGGATACTTTCCGGGATGTGGGTGAGGCATTGAGTCCGTGGGAGGAGAGGATCAACAACAAGGAGAGGAGCATAATCTTGAAGGAGCAACGGAGGTGGGACAGAGCATTAGAGATTTTCAAGTGGTTCAAGGAGAATGGCCATGAATTGAATGTGATTCACTACAACATCATGATTAGGACCCTTGGCAAGGCGCTGAAGTGGAGCCGTGTGGAGATTTTGTGGAATGAGATGAATGCGAGGGGGATCACAGCAACGAATTCTACTTATGGAACTTTGATTGATGTATATAGCAAAGGTGGGCTAAAAGAGGACGCACTTTTTTGGCTTGAGAGGATGCTTGGTCAAGGAATGGAACCTGATGAGGTCACTATGGTAACTGTAGTCCAATTATACAAGAAGGCGGGAGAGTTTCGGAAAGCTGAAGAGTTTTTCAAGAAATGGTCCTTAGGTAAACCTTTGAGGCCAAATAATAAGAATGCAGTGGCTGCACCGGAAACAGAGAGGGTGGCATATTCTAATGCTTCTTTGAGCTCACATACCTATAATGCCTTGATTGACACATACGGAAAGTCTGGCCGGCTTAAAGAAGCATCAGAAACTTTTGTTAAGATGCTTAAACAAGGCATAGCACCAACCATTGTGACATTCAATACAATGATTCACATTTGTGGAAACCATGGACAACTAGAGGAAGTAAGCTTACTCCTGCGAAAAATGGAAGAACTTCGATGCTCACCTAACACAAGGACGTACAATATTCTTGTCTCCATCCATGCCAAACATAATGATATAACTGGTGCAACGAAATATTTCAAAAGGATGAAGGAGGCTTGCCTTGAGCCAGATCGTGTGAGTTATCGTACCCTCTTATATGCATACTCAATAAGGAAAATGGTTCATGAAGCTGAAGAGCTTATATCAGATATGGATAAGAGGGGCCTTGAAATAGATGAATTCACCCAATCTGCGTTGACTAGGATGTACATAGAAGCAGGAATGCTTGAAAGGTCCATGTTTTGGTTTTGGAGGTTTCATCTCGCTGGCAATATGATATCCGAGTGTTATGCTGCCAACATTGATGCATATGGAGAGCATGGACATACTTTAGAAGCCGAGGAAGTCTTCATTCAATCCCAAGAAAGGAAGAGTccaagtgttcttgagtttaaTGTGATGATTAAAGCTTATGGCATAGGGAAACGCTATGATAAAGCATGTGAATTGTTTGATAGCATGCAGAGACATGGGGTAGTTGCAGACACATGCAGCTATAGCTCTCTCATACATATTTTAGTCACTGCCGACAAGCCGCAGATTGCTAAGTCATATCTGAAAAAAATGCAGGAGGCAGGATTAGTGAGAAATTGCGTCCAATATAGTGCTGTGATTTCCAGCTTTGCAAAACTAGGGCAATTGGAAATGGCAGATGATACATATAAGGAAATGATTAGGTACGGTGTGCAGCCAGACGTCATAATTTATGGGGTGTTGATCAATGCTTTTGTTGATGTTGGAAGGGTTAAAGAAGCCATTGCTTATGCCGATGAAATGAAAAGAGTCGGGTTGCCAGGAAATactgtcatttacaattctttgATCAAGTTGTACACAAAAGTTGGCAACCTAAAACAAGCAGAAGAAACATTCAAGTTGCTTCAATCATCAGAAGGAGGTGCTGCTGTATGGTCTTGTAATTGTATGATTGATCTTTATGCTAAGCAATCTATGATCGACCAAGCGAAGGGGATATTCGAGACATTGAAGAGAAAGAGAGCTGCAAACGAATTCACATTTGCAATGATGCTAAGTTTGTACAAGAAACTTGAGAGGCTTGATGAAGCCATTGAAATTGCAATGCAGATGAGAAAATTGCAGCTCTTGAAGGATCCGAAAAGTTACAATAGTGTGCTTGATCTGTATATCATTGCTGGGAGAGCCAAGGATACGATAGATACCTTCAGGGAAATGGTAAGAGCTGCCATTAAACCTGATGATTGTAGTTTTAGATCACTTGGAAATCTTTTGGTGAGATATGGAGTGTCAAGGGAAAGTGTTAGAAAATATGAAATGTTGATGAAAAAGGATCCTTCCCATGGTCTTCAGGCATGGACTTCAGCACTTTCAAGTGTTCTTGAAGTAGATGatgattctgattctgattgTGATAGTGAATAG
- the LOC130950030 gene encoding protein MITOFERRINLIKE 1, chloroplastic-like — protein MDTSFVRDYMYIIWHFAITIQLFEEKSMLMSEWWLLSARVLSFSHCVGGGSASIATSFILTPNERIKQQMQVGCHYRSRWDALVEIFRNGGFPSIYAGWGAILYERLKKVMPSLSSTIQPNAFQTLICGGLAGSTAALFTTPFDVIKTRLQT, from the exons ATGGACACATCCTTTGTACGTGACTACATGTATATCATTTGGCACTTTGCCATTACCATTCAG CTGTTTGAAGAGAAATCCATGTTAATGAGTGAGTGGTGGTTATTATCTGCAAGAGTATTATCTTTCTCTCATTGTGTGGGTGGTGGTTCTGCAAGTATTGCCACCTCTTTCATTCTCACTCCTAATGAACGAATTAAGCAGCAGATGCAAGTTGGGTGTCATTATCGCAGCCGTTG GGATGCTTTGGTTGAAATATTCAGAAATGGTGGTTTTCCATCCATTTATGCAGGTTGGGGAGCTATACT ATATGAAAGGTTGAAAAAAGTGATGCCATCTTTGTCATCTACTATTCAACCTAACGCATTTCAGACT TTAATCTGTGGAGGATTAGCTGGATCTACTGCTGCTTTGTTCACAACTCCTTTTGATGTGATCAAAACAAGACTGCAGACATAG